CGTATCGCCCGCAGGATCCCTCTTATGCGTGCCCATGTTCGTGATGCTGGTTCGCGCGACACGATCGGTCAAACGAAAACGGCGGCCAAAGGGCCGCCGTTTTCGTCTGCAATGGCTGATCGATCAGTTCAGACGCTTGTTGGCCGAATCATAGGCCTTGAAGCGAAGATAGTTGCGGGCCGGAACATCGATTTCCTTGCCCGTTTTGGGATTGCGGGCCTTCCGGGCATCACGGTGTTTCACATAGAACTTGCCAAGCCCCTTGAACCGCACCTCTTCGCCGACCTTCAGATGCTCGAAAATGGATTCCTTCAGTGCGTCGATCACGGCCCGCGCCTGCTTCTGCGTGACACCTGCGGCCTTCGCCGCTTCACGCGCGAGGTCCTGATCGCCAACGGCCCACGCCGGCAGTGCTGCCAGCATCGCAATTGCGGTCAAAACCAGCATCAACGACTTGCACATCGATTACCTCCCATCGCTTTCCAGTGGTCTCGTTTCCTGACCGAAATCGTTTTGATATAGCAAAAGCTTCAGGCATGTGCAAGTTCAGACTCGGGTTCGCACCCACCGATCAACTAGGCATCCGAGCGCAATGTAGACCGCAATCCAGACACCTGTTGCCAACGGCCACCAGTCGGGGTGCGCAAGCAGCCCCATCGCACTGCCCGCGGCCGCAAGCATCAGCATAACTTCAGCCGCAAGCGTTCTTCCATGCGACCAGCCTGCAAGCACTAGACGCTGATAGTAATGCTCGCGGTGCGCCTGCCAGAACTTTTCCCCACGCACGATGCGCCGAAGCAAGGTCACGGTGGCATCGACGATGAACGGTGAAAACACCAAAAGGGGGTACGCGACCGGAAACAACCCCAGCCGCCATCCTTGCCAGGAAAGAGCCCCCGCAAGGAGCCCCAGGGTGGCCGATCCCACATCGCCCATGAAGATCCGGGCGGGCGGCAGATTGAACACGAGAAAACCGGCTGCAGCTGCGGCCACAACCAGCGCCACGCTGGCAAAGGCTTCGTCTCCCGCGCGCCACCCCGCCCAGGCCAGCGCTGCAAACCCGATCACCGCCATTGCCCCAGCAAAGCCGTCCATGCCGTCCATGAAGTTGTAGAGATTCACCATCCATGTCAGCATCAGAATACCCATCATTGAGAGCCACAGGGAAATGTCACTGCTTTCTAACACAACCAAAGCTGCGGCGAACAGATGCACGGGCAGGCGGAAAACTGGAGAAAGCCCAATCAGATCATCGAGCAGTGACACTACCGCTATAATCAGAGTTGTCAGTGCTGGACCCACACACCACCAAGGCAAGCCGGATTCACGGAACAGCATCCACACGCCTACAGTTACAGCCAGAAGAATGGCCACACCGCCGGTTCGCGGTGTCGGGCGCGCGTGCAGAGATCGTTCATTCGGCGTGTCCTGGATGAGAATCGGAGTGAACCTCCCGGCAAGCCATGCTGTCAACAGTCCCGCCAACGCAAAGGTGAAAAAAGGGGTCATATAACGCCTTCCTTGCGAAGGTGATTCACAATTTCCTCCATCGAGTCACGAAGGTTTCTCGTTGGACGAAAACCAAGATCCTTTTGAATCAGAGTCGAATCATACCATTCGTCCCCAATAAGCTTCTCCAGCACTCCGGAATCGAACAGAAAACGATCACCGTGCAGCTTACCAATCATATCTCCCACCCATGCCAGAGTCTTTAGGACATTAAGCGGCAGAGTCCAGCCCGGCGCCTTTCGTCCCAGAGCTTTGCAGATCCATTCGTGGATCTTTCGAACCGAATATTCAACGCCATCCGTAACCACATAAGTTCTCCCTGCTGCCTCAGGGCGTGTAGCAGCCAGCCAAGCCGCTTTCACAACATCATCAACATGAACCATCGAACGCCGCCCGATCTCGGGGACAGGGGGGAACCAGCCCTTGGAAACCGCATAGATCATACGGGGAAGATTCCCTTTGCACCCAGGCCCATAAACCATGCCCGGACGCAACACAACCTTGTTCTGGATCTTAGTGGATAGAACCGCCCTTTCGGCCAGATACTTACTTTGCCCATATGAAGTATTCCTGCTAAATGCAGCCAAGGTGCTAAAAAAAACAAAATTATTAATATCAAGATCTTCTGCCAGTTGGGCAAGCCTTATTGTTGCATCATAATTAACCTTGAAATTCTCCCTAATTTCATCGACTGTTGGGGATATCATGTGAGCTTTTCCAGCCAAATGAAAAATTGTATCAGCCCCCTCCAGCATCTTTGGAGAAGCGTCGTTGATATCTCCAGTAAAACATTCATCCCATGGGCCACTTTCTGGACTCCGCAGATATGCTCGAACACACACACCTTTGGATTTTAAGAAAGCACAAAGCTTCCTGCCTATATACCCACTAGCCCCTGTAACAAAGACAACGCGAATCATGATAAATTAGCGTGACATGTAAGCAAATGGAGGTATTCTTCTTCAATTAACTTATTAATACGCTTTGCATTGAACAAGACTCGCGCACGAGCCATTGCTGCTCGCCCCATGCGAGATCGCAACTCTGCATCGTTTAGCAGTCTTTGAATTGCCTCCACTAACGCCCTCACATCCCGGGCTTCAACTAAAAGGCCTGTCTCCTCATCAACGATTGCATCTGACAAACCATAAATCCTTGTACCAATTGCAGGCACACCCATTGCAGCCGCTTCGATAACAACAGTTCCAAATCCCTCTCGATAACTTGGTAAACACAAGATGTCGGAAATGGCATAATATCGCTCAGGCTCATAAGTATAATCAACAATATGTGTATCGGGATAATTAGAGACATCATCCGGTGAGATTGCGCCGCCAGCTCCGCTTCCAGAATCAAAATTTCCAACCAATACCAAATGAAGATCCTTCCTTTGGTCCTTTATCTCAGAAAAAGCGCGTAGTAATTCATATACCCCCTTATCACGAGTTATTCTTCCAACAAATAACAAAACTGGAGCAGAAAAAGGAATACCAAGCGATTTACGTATGCTCTGTCGTTCTTCAACTGAGAACCGATTGGGGTCGAAGCGTTCTAGATCCACTCCCCCCAAGGAGCCATCGCCTAATACCGTTATTTTCCCTTTCTTCACAATTCTTTCTGAAATGAGATACTTCATCTGCCCAAAACTGTCCGCGTAACATTTAGTATTCATTACACCAATCAATTTATCACTAAGGCGCGCCAACCACGCCTTCACTCCGGTCATCGAAACCCAAGGCTGGCCAGTAAATGTATGCAACCGAATCGGCACCCTTGCCGCCCACGCAGCCAATGCTGCTAACACTCCTGCTTTGGGCGTAGTCGTGTGGACTATATGAATTCGTTTGTTCCTGAAGAGCTTGAATAGCCTGAATAATGCCGACAAATCACTGAAGGGCGAAATATCTCTGGCAATATTCACGGGAAACGTATAAACCCTTTCGATCCCTTCAAATACTTTCATTTCTGTTCCATCACTAGATACGACTATTACATCTGCACCACATTTTGATAAATGCTCAATTTGAGACTTGAGATGGGCAATCATCGTGTAGGGCACAGTGGAAACTCTTGCAATGCGGATATTCGAGAGACATAAAGAAGATGTCACCTTTGGCCTCGCATATATTCTTCCACCAAGCTAGCTATCCCTTCCTTAAGTGAAATTCGATGATTGAACCCGAGCTCCTTCGTAATGCGCCTGGAACTATAGACGGTTCGATCCGTCAAGGCCATTATTCTTCTTTTACTAAGGGGGAAATTTGGGATTCCTCCGCAAAGGGAAACTGCCATTTTAGCCAAAATTAGCGGCATTCTAAATTTAGGCTCGGGCTGCCCAAGGAATTTTGCAATACACTCCACAAAAGTGTCTAACGGCAAATTGTCCGAAATTATATAGACACGGCCATTCTGGGGTATTTTTCTTTTCCCGCACATGACCAAAGCATCCACAACATTTTCGACATGGACATAGTTTACATAAGCGCCAGGAGGTCCAATATAGAAAAAAAAGCCCTTATCAATCATTCTAATCAATTGGAACAACGATTTGTTTGGCATATCTTGTCCATAAATATTAGAAGGCCGCAGGATCACGGCCTGCAAGCCAGCGCGTTTTGCAGCATCAAGAACCAACGAATCAGCCTGAGCCTTACTCTTTTCATAAGGGTTACCCGGATTCAAGGGCGAATCTTCATAGATATTGCATCCTGGAGCCAACCCATAAACCCCAACGCTACTCAACTGAACCCATCGCCCAATTTTGTTCTGCGAGGCCAACAACAAGTTTCGCGTACCAATGACATTGGTCGCTTCCATGCGGGATGAGTCCAGAAGCTCTGCAGCACAGTGATACAGAACATCTACTCCTTCCACAAAGCTTTCAAGGATCTCTCTGTCACTAACTAGGTCTCCCACGTAGGGTATTGCGCCCGGCAATGCCCCCCCATCCAAGCTTCGGGTCAGGTATCGGACTTCGTCCCCTAGAGCGACATGGCGTGAAACTAGATGCCGCCCAACAAAACCAGTCCCTCCAGTAATTGCAACCACCTTAGACATTGAGTCTCCTTGGAAGGCGTTTGCGCATTGGTCGAGTTAAGAAAAAATGGAGCCAATCTAAAAAGTAACGACCCTGAAGATCACGCAATGACAACCATGCAGTCATAAATATATCCCGAGCCACAAGCCAGTTCCATCGCCCAGTCACATTGCTTTCGTGCCTCCGATATTGAGCATAAACTCCTGAAATATATCCGTAGACCCCATCCATACCGATAACGTCAATCCAAAGCTTCCAATCAGAAACCACGGGCAATGCCGGATGGAATCCATACGCGGGAATCCTAGAGCGCCTGACCATCACCGATGTGGCAGCAAAAGGGTTACCATCTCTGATCAATCCGGAAGCTCCAAGACCGCCCGTTAACGGCACTAAATCACTTGAACGAATTCCTATTGGCTCCCCAGAAGAATTAATCCATTCTACATCGTGCCCACATAGAACCCTCCTGTCGTCTTGCGCGAACCAAGAAACCTGACGTGTTATCTTGCCAGGTAACAACACATCATCCCCTCCCATGAAAGCGATGAATTCTCCGCTGCAAGCTCGCAGCCCGATGTTGCTGTTAGCGGTTATGCCAAGATTAGCCTGATTGAAGACAGGTTTTAGGCGCTGAGGATAGCGATAAGCCAACTCATGAATGATAGCAGGCGTGTTATCATTCGAAGCATCGTCAGCCACCACAACTTCAAGATTAGGATAATCTTGCTCCAAGGCGCTTTCCAGCGCCTCTCGAATATATTTTTCCTGATTATGAGTAATGACAAGAACAGACACGAGGGGAAATGTCATATCACGCCCATTTCTTCTAAAGCCGCTAGAACCTCTCGGGGAGAAACATGGTAATCTGAATGTAACTGGTTAGGGCGCAACGCTCTGCCCTCAACATACATGAGCTCATGGCCCGCATGTTGGCCCACCTGCGAAAAAAGATAGTGGTTGGCTGCCTTGGTTGCTGCCGCGAGGACTACCACCTTGCATCCTTCCGGAGCAAAAATCATGTTGCTCATGCCTGCTCCAGTGGGCCCGACTATCACTTCCGCTTCAGAAAAAAGATCAACTTGCTCTGTAAACGTCATGGTTTCTGGACGAACTATGATAAACCCTAGGCGGGTCAGCGCTTGGTGAATTTCTTTTTCATTCCGCAACCGACGATATGAGGCCCGGTCGCGGGCAACAAAAATTCTCTTTTTTTGTGGGTTGCTAGTTCCTGTAGGCACGAAAGCTTCCCGGAGAAGCGAAATGGCTTCCGGAGCCACGAGAAAATCATCCGCACGCGCATCCACACCATAATAATCGTGCGTATAGCTTAGTACTCCAGGATAGATTAGCCGGTCCACCCAAATCTGGTGCCTACGCTCAATGGTATGAATTTCTCGATCGCCTGATATTTGCTTCAACGCCTCAAGGTTCTGAGACGGCAAGTGAGCATCAACGATCAAGGGAATTCCTTCATACCTAGGGTCCCTAAGAGATAAAACCGCTCGGGGCAGGCATTCGAAAAGCCAGTGGAAATAGTTTCCCGAATGATCCTTGCAAAGATGAATGCCGACAGGGATTTTTTGCTTGGTATCCAGAATGGTTGACACCAAAAGGCGGCCCTTGTGGAACGCTGGTAGAAACAGTCCGAACGCCTGACGTGGGATAATACCAAAACACTTACAGCCAAAACGATCCGGATTCCCATAAGCAATCTCATCATACAGAACCCTCCCATCGCCCAAATCAATCAACTCTGTACCGCCCACAACGCCCACATCTGACAACTCGATAATATCGACCGGAGGATAACGAACGGGGATAACATGATTAGAGCTGTTATTATCTGAGTCAGGAAATTTTTTCTTCACAACCACTGGTTTCAGGCATCCCTCACGGGCGGGGAAAATCCGATTCCGAGATTGCGTCTTATCCAACCCGGGACCGTTTGAACCAACAACTGAAGCAAAGCGAGACTCGATGGAAGAACGCGAAAACAGTTGGTCACTGCGCAGTAAAATCATGGCGACCCCAAATTGTCCGCGTCGTACAAAAATAGCCACGAAATGATAGATGATGCGTTTAATTAAAATGAGGATTTTCACTCTTAGTTCAAATCATTACCACTCTTGAGATAGAAATCAGGGTAGTCTCGCATAATTGGAATCTGAACCCCTCTTCAGACATGTTGGAGCTGCATTGAATTCAATGCTGTACTCATATGGGTAAAATAAAACATTCTTATTTTCGAAAACTCCGGAAAACACTAATTACCCGATCAACTTGTGCGATATCCAGCGTAGCTCCCATCGGCAGACTAACAACCTCTTGCTGCAAACGTTCGGCAATTGGAAAGTCACCCTGACTGAACCCCAAATCGGAATAGGCAGGCTGAAGATGAGGGGAGACTGGGTAATGCACCAAACACCCTATACCCGCGTGCTCCATTGCCTCGATAATTTTTTTTCGATAAGGGACACGAACCACGAAAAGATGCCAAACAGGCTCTGCCCAGACCGGAACGTGCGGAAGAATTATTTCTCTGATTCCTCCAAGTTTCTCCAAATATTGCTGTGCAATTTTCGAACGGCGAGCATTCCATTCGTCTAGCCTGCGCAACTTTACCCGAAGCAGTGCCGCTTGAAGTTCGTCCAACCTAGAATTGAACCCCTGGACTCGATGATAATACTTAACCTTAGAACCATAGTTTCGCAGTTCGCATATTCTTTGATACAAAGATTCATCATTCGTAGTAACTGCGCCACCATCACCCAATGCACCAAGATTTTTTCCTGGATAAAAGCTGAACGCCGCGGCATCACCAAGGCTGCCAACGCGTCTCCCCTTGTAGCGTGCACCATGGGCCTGGGCCGCATCCTCAATCACCTTGAGGCCATGGCGCTTTGCAATATCATTGATGGAATCCATATTGGCCGGCTGCCCATAGAGGTGGACAGGAATAATGGCGCGCGTACGGGAAGTAATAGCCCGCTCGATAAGCGCCGGATCAATATTATATGTCGCCTCAATCGGCTCAACGGGCACAGGCTTCGCCCCCGCATGGCTGACTGCTAGCCAAGTAGCGATAAAGGTATTTGAAGGAACAATAACCTCATCGCCTGGGCCAATACCATAGGCTCTAAGTATCAGGTGTAGCGCATCGAGCCCATTTGCGACTCCTGCGCAATACTTGCTTTCACAATATGAAGCAAACTCCTGCTCAAAAGCCAAAAGCTCTTCGCCAAGAACATACCAGCCTGAATCCAGAACCTTTTCGAAAGCCTGAATCATCTCATGGCGGAGCTCAGAATTGATTGACCTGAGATCAAGAAAGGGAACTTTCACGCCGCCCCCCTGAAGCTTTTAAGAACTCATGGTAATCTCGAATGTAATCACCCTCATCGTAATAATCTGAAGCAAGAACAAGACAAACTGCTCCAGAGGAAAAATTATTGAGTTCACGCCATATCATTGGGCAGACATAAAGCCCATAATACGAACGATTAAGGTGGAATCGCTTCTTCGTCATGCCATCGTCCAGAAGCACATCGAAACTACCTGATATGGCAACGATGAACTGGTGCAGACTTTTGTGCGCATGCGAGCCACGCTCCGAACCACCGGGAACATCGTAAAGATAATAAACGCGCTTGATGTCGAAAGGGATATGATGCCCGCCCTCGATAAAGGACAAATTCCCGCGCGGATCTGAGATCTTGGGCAACTCAAGGATTCGACAATTTGCTATGCTCATGCCTTTCTCAAAACCCGAGCCGGATTGCCGACAACCACTACGCCATCAGGAACATCCTCAACCACAACGGCTCCAGCACCAACCATTGCCCCCCTACCTATTCTCACACCTGGAAGAATTGTTGCATTCGCACCAATGGATGCCCCAGCCTCTATGAACGTTTTCCTTTTATTGAAAGGGCTCCTGCTTCGTGGAAAAAGATCGTTGGTGAAGGTTGC
This sequence is a window from Gammaproteobacteria bacterium. Protein-coding genes within it:
- a CDS encoding HU family DNA-binding protein, with protein sequence MLAALPAWAVGDQDLAREAAKAAGVTQKQARAVIDALKESIFEHLKVGEEVRFKGLGKFYVKHRDARKARNPKTGKEIDVPARNYLRFKAYDSANKRLN
- a CDS encoding NAD-dependent epimerase/dehydratase family protein, which produces MIRVVFVTGASGYIGRKLCAFLKSKGVCVRAYLRSPESGPWDECFTGDINDASPKMLEGADTIFHLAGKAHMISPTVDEIRENFKVNYDATIRLAQLAEDLDINNFVFFSTLAAFSRNTSYGQSKYLAERAVLSTKIQNKVVLRPGMVYGPGCKGNLPRMIYAVSKGWFPPVPEIGRRSMVHVDDVVKAAWLAATRPEAAGRTYVVTDGVEYSVRKIHEWICKALGRKAPGWTLPLNVLKTLAWVGDMIGKLHGDRFLFDSGVLEKLIGDEWYDSTLIQKDLGFRPTRNLRDSMEEIVNHLRKEGVI
- a CDS encoding glycosyltransferase — protein: MTFPLVSVLVITHNQEKYIREALESALEQDYPNLEVVVADDASNDNTPAIIHELAYRYPQRLKPVFNQANLGITANSNIGLRACSGEFIAFMGGDDVLLPGKITRQVSWFAQDDRRVLCGHDVEWINSSGEPIGIRSSDLVPLTGGLGASGLIRDGNPFAATSVMVRRSRIPAYGFHPALPVVSDWKLWIDVIGMDGVYGYISGVYAQYRRHESNVTGRWNWLVARDIFMTAWLSLRDLQGRYFLDWLHFFLTRPMRKRLPRRLNV
- a CDS encoding WxcM-like domain-containing protein, with the translated sequence MSIANCRILELPKISDPRGNLSFIEGGHHIPFDIKRVYYLYDVPGGSERGSHAHKSLHQFIVAISGSFDVLLDDGMTKKRFHLNRSYYGLYVCPMIWRELNNFSSGAVCLVLASDYYDEGDYIRDYHEFLKASGGRRESSLS
- a CDS encoding NAD-dependent epimerase/dehydratase family protein, coding for MSKVVAITGGTGFVGRHLVSRHVALGDEVRYLTRSLDGGALPGAIPYVGDLVSDREILESFVEGVDVLYHCAAELLDSSRMEATNVIGTRNLLLASQNKIGRWVQLSSVGVYGLAPGCNIYEDSPLNPGNPYEKSKAQADSLVLDAAKRAGLQAVILRPSNIYGQDMPNKSLFQLIRMIDKGFFFYIGPPGAYVNYVHVENVVDALVMCGKRKIPQNGRVYIISDNLPLDTFVECIAKFLGQPEPKFRMPLILAKMAVSLCGGIPNFPLSKRRIMALTDRTVYSSRRITKELGFNHRISLKEGIASLVEEYMRGQR
- a CDS encoding glycosyltransferase family 61 protein, which produces MKILILIKRIIYHFVAIFVRRGQFGVAMILLRSDQLFSRSSIESRFASVVGSNGPGLDKTQSRNRIFPAREGCLKPVVVKKKFPDSDNNSSNHVIPVRYPPVDIIELSDVGVVGGTELIDLGDGRVLYDEIAYGNPDRFGCKCFGIIPRQAFGLFLPAFHKGRLLVSTILDTKQKIPVGIHLCKDHSGNYFHWLFECLPRAVLSLRDPRYEGIPLIVDAHLPSQNLEALKQISGDREIHTIERRHQIWVDRLIYPGVLSYTHDYYGVDARADDFLVAPEAISLLREAFVPTGTSNPQKKRIFVARDRASYRRLRNEKEIHQALTRLGFIIVRPETMTFTEQVDLFSEAEVIVGPTGAGMSNMIFAPEGCKVVVLAAATKAANHYLFSQVGQHAGHELMYVEGRALRPNQLHSDYHVSPREVLAALEEMGVI
- a CDS encoding DegT/DnrJ/EryC1/StrS family aminotransferase encodes the protein MKVPFLDLRSINSELRHEMIQAFEKVLDSGWYVLGEELLAFEQEFASYCESKYCAGVANGLDALHLILRAYGIGPGDEVIVPSNTFIATWLAVSHAGAKPVPVEPIEATYNIDPALIERAITSRTRAIIPVHLYGQPANMDSINDIAKRHGLKVIEDAAQAHGARYKGRRVGSLGDAAAFSFYPGKNLGALGDGGAVTTNDESLYQRICELRNYGSKVKYYHRVQGFNSRLDELQAALLRVKLRRLDEWNARRSKIAQQYLEKLGGIREIILPHVPVWAEPVWHLFVVRVPYRKKIIEAMEHAGIGCLVHYPVSPHLQPAYSDLGFSQGDFPIAERLQQEVVSLPMGATLDIAQVDRVISVFRSFRK
- a CDS encoding glycosyltransferase family 1 protein — its product is MIAHLKSQIEHLSKCGADVIVVSSDGTEMKVFEGIERVYTFPVNIARDISPFSDLSALFRLFKLFRNKRIHIVHTTTPKAGVLAALAAWAARVPIRLHTFTGQPWVSMTGVKAWLARLSDKLIGVMNTKCYADSFGQMKYLISERIVKKGKITVLGDGSLGGVDLERFDPNRFSVEERQSIRKSLGIPFSAPVLLFVGRITRDKGVYELLRAFSEIKDQRKDLHLVLVGNFDSGSGAGGAISPDDVSNYPDTHIVDYTYEPERYYAISDILCLPSYREGFGTVVIEAAAMGVPAIGTRIYGLSDAIVDEETGLLVEARDVRALVEAIQRLLNDAELRSRMGRAAMARARVLFNAKRINKLIEEEYLHLLTCHANLS